In Alteromonas sp. RKMC-009, the genomic stretch GGTACGCTGCGTAAAAGCAGCAGGCAACACCAGAATATCGATGTCTCCCATTGCCGTAAATAAGCCGGGAAAGCGCACATCATAGCATACTGCCAGGCCAATACGCCCGACCTCAGTATCTGCCACCACCACCCGGCCGCCGGGTTTCGTGTATTTAGATTCCAGATAGGTACCGGTGCGGTCATTTACCGCCACATCGAAAAGGTGAATCTTCTGGTATTCGGTTATCAGTTCGCCATCCGGCGAATAAAACAGGCAGGAAGCTGTAAACAGGCTTTCCTCAGAGGTTTTGAGCGGAATAGTGCCACCAGCCAGATAGCACCGGTATTTTGCCGCCATAGCACTGAGTGCCTGTTGAATTGTGCCTTCACCTTTCGCTTCTGCGATAGTCAGTAATGTACCGTCACGGGTGCCGAAACAGGCGAAACACTCAGGCAGTACAACCAGACTGGTCACTTCGTCCGGGTCTGGCAGTAACGCAAGCTGAGATTCAACAAACTGTAAGTTCGCTTCGACATCCGGTCCGGATGTCATCTGTATTGCGACTACATTAACCATTGTTTACCTCCAGTTTGATGCGCTCCATGTCCTGGTCTGTGATGGGATCATCCGGTGATGTTGCCGGCCGGGTTTTCGCCGGCAGTGCAACTTCTTTGCTGTCCCTGCCCACCTCTTCAAATACCGGTTCACTTAAGCTGCCGGTAACATGGTAGTTCACATTTGATATGACTTTCGCTGATGTTAACACCTGGTCCAGTGCCAGTGCAGCCAGTGCGGTTGGCGGTGTGGCAAGGAAGTACACCAGGATAGGCAGGTTGCCGGTGACGTTAGGCGAAAACACCACGTTGTAATTCAGCTGGTTTTCCACCAGATCCGTATAACCTTTGATGTTGATCTCACCGGCACCGCCATCAATTACGGTATCGCCGGTATACGCCTTGCCGTCAGCGATGGACAAGGTACCGCTCATATCATCATAAAAGAAGCCCTTCGCGAACACATCACGGAAATCCAGGCTCAGTTTACGCACCAGTGAATTCAGGCTGAATAGGGTAAAAATACGGGAGCCTTTATCACTGACTTCGCTGAGGTAACCGTCCGACAGAGACCACTCTACATCGCCTGTCAGGCTCTCCGCACTAAAATCCATGGGGGATTTTGCCCAGCTTAAATCAAAGTTCATTCTGGCGCCTGAGTCTTTAATGCCGCTGTCGACGCCCCAGTTTTTCAGCATCAAGCCCACATCATCACTTTCCAGCGAACCACCCAGCAATGTGTTGTTGTCGTCGCCGTCAAAGACCCATTTTCCTTTTGCCGAAAACTTGCCATGCTTACTCACTGCACTGAGTTGCCGGATATCCAGACCAGACGTCGCTTTCGCCACATCCAGTGTTACCTCGCCTAAATCTTTGTCGAGGAATATGCATTGTTTACAATGGAAGTAGACCGGCGGTAACGTATTCGCATCCCAGTTATGGGCCACGCCTTCATCTTCTGATTCCCAACTTTCAAAACGGATATAGTCAGCTTCAACGGCAACGCCCCGCGACAGCCAGTCATCATACAAATTCACCGTCGCTCTGGCTTCCGTGGCGTTAATATCCAGCATCCAGTTATTGTTTTGCTGCTTGGTGGTAATTTTAGCGTTGTGCAGATTCTGACCGGCAATTACCAGGTTACCGGCATTAACAAAAATACGTTCCGGCACAGAAAATAACGCGTTTTTCTGCGTACCGGATTCGCCGCCACTGCCCATGCCGCTTACCAGTAACTCGATGGTTTTGTACCAGTCCGTCACATTCACGACATCCATGGCGGCAGAAATACTGAAACCTATGCCCATGCCTACAAAGTCGCTGTCACCCAAAGCCAGGTGGGCGCGGGAAAACTGCATTTCCTGATGAGGCAGTACACCTTCAAAGCGCACATCATCCCCCAAGCTGGCTTTCACCGTTGAGGCTTGCTCATTCCCTTCACTGATCACATTGAACAGTAAATCACTGTCTGCGGTTTTAGCAAAAGGAGCTGGTAACTTTGAACTAAGGCCGGTTAATGGCGTAGTGATATTCGCACGGTAGCTGAATCCTTCCGGCGGAATACGCAGTGCCACAACGGCCTGCCAGTGGGCATCACCGGATAAATAAGTGTCGAAGTCCGGGTTGAACTCAGCCAGCAGAGGATTAATATTCCAGGTACCATCCAGCGACAGGTCCACCAGATAATCTTCATCTTCCTGCTTGCCGTCAAAAGATAACCTCACCGGCTGCCCGAGCAATGATGCCTCTAAATCAGTGAACTGCACCTTTTCGTTTTCAAAGCTGACTTTACCGGTAGCGCCGGCAAAATCCATTTTTACGCTGCTCACGTGAACATCGTTCCCGGGCAGGGTCACTTCTCCCCGGGCAATAACCTGGTTACTGTCGAAAGGAATTTCAAGATGTAAGCCGGCAGACAGGTCTCCCTTTATCTGCACATCTTTTTCCAGTAATCGTCCCAGCGAACCGGATAAACTGCTCTGCAGCATAAGTGAAGTGACATCCGCCCCTGTTGCTTTACCTGTGGCATCGATAATCACTTTTGAGTCGCCCCGTAAGGCAGGGATCACAGCAGTCATATCACTTACAGCAACACCACCAAGTGTGCCGCCCGGACTGTGCATAGTCAGGCTGTCGTTCTCGAACAATAAAGTAAGGTCCAGCCCTTCCAGTGGCAGCCAGTCATCAGAGAAGCGGAAGGTGCTGCCGTTTACCTGTACTTTTGCCTGAAAAACCCCTTCATTGCCGCTGAAAGGAAACTCTGCCGGCTTACCCTGCCAGAGTATAGTGGCCCCTTCTATTTGCCCCGGCCCGACGAAAGCGCGGTTGAGAAAAGCCGTTGTGTTCTTGCCAATTACCGGACCGGGCAACAGGTGCTGTATATCTTTTACCGGACGGGACGCGATGTCAGCACTTACCGACAACTCCCGTGATGTGGTATCAAAGCGGAATGCCGGTTGAAACGATAGTTTATCCGACTGCACATCCAGTTTGTGGCTCTGGACAACCCAGTGATTGCCGTCATCAAGGGACTGCCGGTAAACAAACACTTTCCCTCTCAGCTTGCTTACCTTCACTGATTCCGGTAGCAAATTATCGATGTCCAGGGTGCTGTCATCTGCAGATAACAACACCACACCTTGTTTCTTATGCCAGAAAATATCCATGTCGAGGTGAGAAAGCCCGGGTACATAGCCATCCTGATCCCAACTCACGTCAATGAGTTTTGCTGCCAGGTCGAACCCTTTCGGCTGCAGTTTTACCTGTAGTGTAGCCAATTGCCCACCCGGGTTGATATCGCGGATATTGTCATCGGCGGTATCGTCTGTGAACAGGGGTAATAACACCAGAAAAGGGTTCACCGGTGCCGGCTTCACCGTATTCACCAGTAATTCATTATCCGATACGGTCCCTACCAGATCTGTGACCAGGCTCTGATCGTTGGCATCAAAAATGAGCTGATCAACACGGAAATGCCATTTGTCTTTAACCGGTTGCGCCTGAATGCTGCCGCCGCGGATCCCCGAGTTAAACACCAGCGCATCGTCGCCACCCCACGCCAGCTTACTTTCGTGGAATTCGGTATAAAACGCACTGAAGTGACTTTCTTTTACTTCCGCCCAGACTTCAAAATTCGCCCGGCTTTCACGCAACGGACGACGTGTTGCCAGCAAGCCGCTAACCCAGGGAGAAATATCCAAATCTTCTGCACGGGCATACATCACGCCATCCAGTGAATCAGGGGTACCGGTGAGATCGAGAATAAAAGAAGCCGAGTTATTTGCCAGTTCTTGTACCCGCACAGCGCCGGTGCCCTGGTGACGCCGGTCTTTGTTGATCCAGCTCAGTGATTCCAGTTGCAGTACTTCCCGCTCATTATTGCGGGTAATCGCAACCTCACCGTCAGTAAGTGAGAAGCGCTGTAATTGCTCAAGGAAAAGGCTTTTGAGGGCATCGACGACAGGAAAATCACTCTCGCCGGCACCGTCAAGACGGTCGGCATCGATTTCGAGTGTCAGTGCGTCCAGAGTAAAGGCATTGGAAGACAACATCCGTAAGCGCAGGCTTTCCCAGAAGTCGATTTCCATGTGGACTTGTTTAATGCCCAGCGCCACCGGAGAAGAGTCGCCGTTGGCGAGCACCACATCATTCAATACGATGCTGGGGCCTGATTTTTCCCAGTCAGCCTGAACGCTGCCGATTTTTAGTTCGACACCGTATTTTTCACTGACATAGTCTTCGAGCAGGTATTTTTTATGGTCGATATGAGGCAATGCGTAGCGCATAACGCTCAGCATGACAGCAAACAACACTAAAAAGACTGCCAGCAGCATCCACAGCTTTTTTACCAGCCAGATGGCTACCTTACCTGCTTTACTCACTTAACGGGCACCGCCTTACATCATGACTACGTCGTATTTATCCTGGTTGTAAAGCGGCTCTGTCTGCACTTTAATCTGCTTAGACACAAACACTTCCAGCTCAGCCAGAACATGGGATTCTTCACCCAGCAGCGCATCGGCCACATTTGGCGAAGCATAAATAACAAATAATTCTGCGTCATAGGCACGGTTAACACGCACCACTTCACGCATAATTTCAAAGCAAATCGTCTCGATAGTTTTTACTGAGCCCCGGCCTTTACATACCGGGCACAGTCCGCACAGGGTATGCTCAAGACTTTCGCGGGTGCGCTTACGGGTCATTTCAATCAGGCCCAGCGAGGTAAACCCGTGAATATTAATCTTCGCCCGGTCTTTCACCGTTGCCGCTTCCAGACTATTTAAGACACGCCGTTTATGATCCGGTTCCGACATATCAATAAAGTCGATGAGGATCATACCACCCAGATTGCGCAGCCTGAGTTGCCTTGCGATAGCCAGCGTGGCTTCAATGTTAGTATTGAAGATGGTCTCTTCCAGATTGCGGTGACCGACAAACGCACCGGTATTAATATCGATGGTGGTCATTGCTTCTGTCTGATCGATAATGAGATAACCGCCGGATTTAAGATCGACCCTGCGATCTAACGCCCGCTGTATTTCATTTTCAACATCATACAGGTCAAAAATGGGCCGGTCGCCACGGTAGTACTCCAGTTTGCTTTGCAGTTCGGGAACATATTCGGCGGTAAATTCCCCTAATTCCCTGAAAGATAAATTGGAGTCAATACGGATACGGTCCAGCTCAGTGCCAACAAAGTCCCGCAGCACCCGGCGGGCCAGGGGTAAATCCTCATACATGATGTGCTGCTTCTTGCGGCCCATCCGTTGTTTGATTTTATTCCACAACCGGCGCAGAAAAGCCGCGTCGGAAGAGAGTTCCTGCTGTGACACACCCTCTGCGGCGGTTCGCAAGATAAAGCCGCCTTCATCGTCACAGTATTCTTGCACGAGGTTCTTCAGTCGCTCACGCTCAGCTTCGTCTTCAATGCGCTGGCTCACGCCAACATGGGTGACGCTGGGCATGAAGACCAGATAGCGTGACGGGATTGTGATGTCGGTAGTCAGCCGCGCGCCTTTCGTACCGATGGGATCTTTCACCACCTGCACAATAATGTCCTGACCGTCACGCACCAGCTCGCGGATATCCCGCTTTTGCAGCTGACTGCTGGATACCTCATCAACAATTTCATTGTGGACAACGATGTCTGATGCATGCAAAAAAGCGGCTTTATCCAGACCGATATCCACAAACGCTGCCTGCATGCCAGGTAGCACACGGCTCACTTTCCCGCGGTAAATATTCCCCACCAGCCCTTTCTTGGTGTGCCGCTCTACGTGCACTTCCTGAAGGATACCGTTTTCGATTAATGCGACCCTGGATTCAGAGGGCGTTACGTTGATTAGCAGTTCTGCACTCACGATGAAATTCCAAATTCTTTCAACAAACAACGGGTCTCGTACAATGGCAGACCAATCACTGAACTCACACTGCCGGATACCGATCTGACAAACTGACCGCCAATGCCCTGAATGGCATAACTTCCGGCTTTATCTGCAGGTTCTCCTGTCTCCCAGTATGCGGCAATATCGTCGTCGGTGACAGGGGCGAAAAGTACCTTTGTGCATACGCACAGTGTTTTTGATTTACCACCGCAATAAATACTCACGGCAGTCAGCACTTCGTGTTCCTTGTCAGACAAAGCTCTGAGTGTAGCAAAACAATCATCACGGTCTGCCGGCTTACCTAACGGCCGGCCCTGAAAAGCAATGAGCGTATCTGAAGCCAGCACCACATAAGACGAATCCGCATCTGCGTTCAGGCGCTCACTGGCAACCCTTGCCTTCTCAGCCGCCAACCGCGTCACCATGGTTTCGGGAGATTCTCCGTCGAGGGGAGACTCATCGATATCGACGGGAAACTGGCGATGGGCAAACCCCATCTGGTCAAGTAATGCAGTGCGGCGGGGAGAAGCTGATGCCAGAATAAGTTGCGCTGACATAACGCCTCCTAATTAATGTTAAGTTGTCTGCGTGCTTTACGGAGCAGCCAGAATATCCATGGCCATAAAATCATCGTACTGAGGACTGGCCATAAATAGCTGAGCTGAAAAGGAATGCCGGTGAGAAGGTGCTGAAGCCAGAATAAAACGGTGTGATAGAGCGCACTGATAAGGCCAATGATAATAGCCTGTTGCCACACCGAGTAGTTGCGTAAACGCTGATAATTAGCCGCCAGTGTAAATACTGATAAACTCAGGGAAAAACTGTGAATCCCCAGCGAGGTCCCCAGCAGAATATCCATGGCAATTCCTGCCATGAAGGCCACACCTACATTCACGCGGTGAGGCAATGCCATGGTCCAGTAAGCCAGCACAATGAGCACCCAGTCCGGCCGGTAAATATCGACCTGGATAGGCAGAGGCACAATTTGTAAAACCAGTGCAATGAGTAAAGTGGCAATAATGGCAGAGTGGCGGGTCTTAATCATTCTCAACCTCCGGACTTTCATCACCGGCGGTACTGACACCATCAAATTCCGCTTCCCCGTCATGACGTTCCGGCCACAACAACAGTAAATACTTCAGCCTGTCGAGCCGTGCAAGAGGCGTAGCGGCGACAATGGCAAACGGGCGGCTTTCGTCACGGGTCACCCGGCTGACCTGTGCCACCGGATAACCCTCCGGAAAGACCTGTCCTAAACCTGATGTCACCAGAATATCCCCGACTTCCACGTCCACACTATGGGGGACATGCTCCAGCAGCAGCTCATCGAGAGAGCCGGTGCCGCTGGCAATAAAGCGGATATTATTGCGTACTGAGCGTACCGGCACAGCATGAGTCACATCAGTGATCAGCACCACCCGGCTGTTCGTCGTACCCACTTCCATCACCTGGCCCACTACGCCACGGTCATCCAGCACCGATTGCGACAGGAAAACATCGTCCAGAGCTCCTTTATTAATCACAATTTGCTGGCTGAAAGGACTGTTTTCAACGGCCATCAGCTCTGCCACCTTTTTACGCACGTCCGGTTTTGCCGGCGTATCCAGTAAGGCACGGAGTTGATCGTTTTCTGACTGTAAAACATCAAATCGTTGTAAGCGTTCGCTCATCAACAAAACCTGATTGGTCAACCGCTGGTTTTCTTCAACGAGGTCTTCATGGGAAGTGAGACGTTGCGCGCTGGCGCTGAGCAGTACGCTGGGGAGGTTCGCAAGATATTGCAATGGACTCATCAGTGAGTTCATGTACACGCGCGAAGACTGAAACGCATCAAATTTCGAATCTGCGATTATCAGCGCCACCGACATTACCAGCGCAAGAATGAGGCGGCTAATCAGTGAAGGTCCGCGTGTGAAAATCGTATCCATATTACCCGTGATACGCAGTAAGGCTACCTTGCGGTAGCCTTTCTGGTTTGATTATTCGTAGCTGAACAGGTCGCCGCCATGTATATCAATCATGTCGAACGCTTTACCGCCACCGCGGGCTACACAGGTAAGCGGATCATCTGCCACCACTACCGGAATTCCGGTTTCTTCCATCAGTAAGCGGTCCAGATCTTTCAGTAACGCACCACCACCGGTAAGTACCATTCCGCGTTCAGAAATGTCTGAAGCCAGTTCCGGCGGAGACTGCTCGAGGGCAACCATGACCGCAGACACGATACCGGTTAACGGTTCCTGTAAGGCTTCTAAAATTTCATTGGAATTCAGTACGAAGCCACGAGGCACACCTTCAGCCAGATTACGGCCGCGCACTTCAATTTCACGTACTTCATCACCCGGGTAAGCAGCACCGATTTCGTGCTTAATACGCTCTGCAGTAGCTTCACCGATGAGTGAACCGAAGTTACGACGCACATAGTTAATGATAGCTTCGTCAAACTTATCACCACCAATGCGAACAGAAGAGGAATACACCACACCGTTCAGTGAAATAATTGCGACTTCTGTGGTACCACCACCGATATCCACCACCATGGAACCGGTAGCTTCTGATACCGGTAAACCCGCACCAATAGCAGCCGCCATCGGCTCGTCAATCAGATACACTTCGCGGGCACCTGCACCCAGTGCAGATTCTTTAATGGCACGGCGTTCTACCTGAGTAGAACCACAAGGTACGCATACCAGCACTCGCGGGCTGGGACGCAGGAAATTATTATCGTGAACCTGTTTAATAAAATGCTGCAGCATTTTTTCAGTCACGTAGAAGTCAGCGATAACGCCGTCTTTCATTGGACGGATAGCACGGATATTACCCGGCGTACGGCCAAGCATACGCTTAGCTTCAGAACCCACAGCTGCGACACTTTTTGGTCCTGATGCCCGTTCCTGACGGATTGCTACCACTGATGGTTCGTTAAGTACGATGCCCTGATCTTTTACATAGATGAGCGTGTTAGCCGTTCCGAGGTCGATGGACAAATCGTTGGAAAACATGCCTCGAAGCTTTTTAAACATGAAATGCCAGTTCCTGTTATTGCGCCTGCATACCTTTCTTCGGGCATGGCTTGCGGCGTGACTGCGAAATGAAGATATATATCCGCACACTTTAACAACGGGTACTACTTTGGGCAAGCAAATAGCCCCCTAAGGCGCACAAAATACCGCTTCGCTGGTCAGCTTAAATGATTGAGCAGAATTTTAGTTCAAAAATCAGCCAGCAGGGGAATTGTTTCGTCATGTAAAAGTGTGCAAAAAGAGTGACAATCACCACTCTGAACAGTCGTTAGACTGAGAAGACGGCATTCCGTTCAGGAAAAGTTCAGGAAAATCCGGAGGCAAAGATAAACATACCAGGCAAGACTAATAGTTGAAGGGTTTAGTCATGTTGTATGTGTTGGATTTCGTCGCCACCATATCACCGGCAGCGCAGGTGCCGGTGGATTTAATTTCATAATGGTACTCTGTCTGGTTTCCGCTGACAGGGATTGAACGGGTGGTACACCGCACCACGATTGTACAGCCTTCAAACCCTTGAGTATTCACCACCAGACTGTCCAGATTGAAAGACGTCTCGCAAATATGCAGACCGCCGTTAACCGGTTTAATCGCGTGCGCCAGTATTTCGATCCCCACCAGCGATGCCTGCTCAGCCCGCTCTCCCATCACTTCATACACAATGGTTTTCTCTGATGACTGCACCATTGAAGCCATTGAAATACCAATGAGTGACAGCACAACGATAGCAAACATCGCCAGTACCAGCATGCTGCCGCGTTGTGATGCGGGTAAAGCGCAAGTAGTTTCAGGGTTTGAACGCAACGTGCACCTCCTGAAAATGATTAACCTGCTCACCATTATCATTAAACTGAAGGTTTATCCTGACGAAATTGCTTTTTCCGGCAGGGCCGGCAAATACCATTAACGGATCGTTAGCGGCATAGGAAGACGCCGGATTACCTGACAACTGGTTTGTAACATGCTCAGCCACAATTACGGCACCAGACAACGACAAAGATTGCGAAGTATTCATATTTTCTTCTTTGCGATATACGTTGCCATTCGCCACACAGTAGCTGATTGTCCGGTTAACAAAATAGGCATAGTGATGGGGTGATGCCTGCTGAAAGGCGCGATCTACCTGCACCTGAATGACATCATCACTGTCATCTCGGGTGAGGCAATGCCCGTCTCCGTCATCTGAGCATCCCGTTACCCGCGCTTTTCTGTTACGAGACTGATCGTACACGTCAGCAGGTTGCAGGGGATAAATGACGATGTGCTGATCATTAGCGACAATATGATAATTACCATCCGGGTCGTGTGGCCAGAACATATTAATCGTGCGGTTGGACGTTGAACCAAAAGGTGCGGTGGCATAGCTGGCAGGCCAGACGACCGGGGTAAATTCAACGCAGTGCACACCACTGTTTCCGGCTATGCGAAAACTGTTTGGCACAGCACGGGCCATTTCCCGCTGCATCCGCGTTACGGCGAAGCGGCCCTCGTTCATCAGTTGCTCTCTCTCAACACTGCCGGCAAACAGCAAAATGGTATTCCCCATAAAGCTGCTTATTCCCAACCCCACAATACCCAGAATTACAATCACTGTAACAAGTTCAATCAGGGTGAAGCCTTTCTGTACACTGAACTTCGCCATCAGATATTCCACTTATAAGCAGAGAACACAACCGTATCGCCACCCGGTGTGGTAATAAAGACGACAATGCGTTTTATATTCCCGGTATAGGTACCGGTATCGTATACGCCATCCTGATTGGTATCGTCATCGTCTATGCCATCGGTATTATCATCGTAGTGCACCCGGACAAACAGCGAAAACCCCTGATAAAGTGGTGAGCCGTCAGGCGCGATAAGTGCAACGCCACGGCTGTCAGTAATACCGGCCCCGGATTGGCTTAGCAGGTGATAATCATCCACATCATCCCAGTTTGCTCTGACTTCACCGCTACCCGGTCCGAATTCACTGGTATAAGAACAGCGATTACCCTCATTACACCGGGGGTCGTCGGGATTGGAACTTGAACGCACATCAAATTTTTTACTGTTAATTTCCGATAACAATGCCCGCCCGAGTTCCGCTGCACGGGTTTGCCAGATGGGTTCAAGGCTTTTCTTTGATTGTTCAGCAATGAGCTGCACAGACGTGGCCAGCACAATGGCAAATATCACCATCCCTATAACCGTTTCCAGTAATGTAAACCCCCGGTTAGCATTCATAGATGAAGCCCTGGCTGTTTACGCACACACTGGCGGTTGATTTGCCGGCAAATGAAATACGGCAACCGGAACCTGAAGCGCACAGAGCGCCGGGGGTCAATGGTTTACCTACATTGTTAAAACCGATATAGACCGGCGCGGAAGCATTGCCATCGTAACCCGACATAGTAACTTCCATGGCACTTATTTCACCGTTATCCGTACGGAGGTGGCTGGCTGCGCTGAAATCAATGCCGCTCTGACAGGACGCGGATGCACTGGCAGATGCCAGAGTGGCCACTGGCGGGCCGAAATTGAGCGATGACGGGGAATAATTGAAGTTCAGCCGGTGACAATAT encodes the following:
- a CDS encoding rod shape-determining protein — its product is MFKKLRGMFSNDLSIDLGTANTLIYVKDQGIVLNEPSVVAIRQERASGPKSVAAVGSEAKRMLGRTPGNIRAIRPMKDGVIADFYVTEKMLQHFIKQVHDNNFLRPSPRVLVCVPCGSTQVERRAIKESALGAGAREVYLIDEPMAAAIGAGLPVSEATGSMVVDIGGGTTEVAIISLNGVVYSSSVRIGGDKFDEAIINYVRRNFGSLIGEATAERIKHEIGAAYPGDEVREIEVRGRNLAEGVPRGFVLNSNEILEALQEPLTGIVSAVMVALEQSPPELASDISERGMVLTGGGALLKDLDRLLMEETGIPVVVADDPLTCVARGGGKAFDMIDIHGGDLFSYE
- the mreC gene encoding rod shape-determining protein MreC — its product is MDTIFTRGPSLISRLILALVMSVALIIADSKFDAFQSSRVYMNSLMSPLQYLANLPSVLLSASAQRLTSHEDLVEENQRLTNQVLLMSERLQRFDVLQSENDQLRALLDTPAKPDVRKKVAELMAVENSPFSQQIVINKGALDDVFLSQSVLDDRGVVGQVMEVGTTNSRVVLITDVTHAVPVRSVRNNIRFIASGTGSLDELLLEHVPHSVDVEVGDILVTSGLGQVFPEGYPVAQVSRVTRDESRPFAIVAATPLARLDRLKYLLLLWPERHDGEAEFDGVSTAGDESPEVEND
- a CDS encoding type IV pilus modification PilV family protein is translated as MNANRGFTLLETVIGMVIFAIVLATSVQLIAEQSKKSLEPIWQTRAAELGRALLSEINSKKFDVRSSSNPDDPRCNEGNRCSYTSEFGPGSGEVRANWDDVDDYHLLSQSGAGITDSRGVALIAPDGSPLYQGFSLFVRVHYDDNTDGIDDDDTNQDGVYDTGTYTGNIKRIVVFITTPGGDTVVFSAYKWNI
- a CDS encoding carbon-nitrogen hydrolase family protein translates to MVNVVAIQMTSGPDVEANLQFVESQLALLPDPDEVTSLVVLPECFACFGTRDGTLLTIAEAKGEGTIQQALSAMAAKYRCYLAGGTIPLKTSEESLFTASCLFYSPDGELITEYQKIHLFDVAVNDRTGTYLESKYTKPGGRVVVADTEVGRIGLAVCYDVRFPGLFTAMGDIDILVLPAAFTQRTGEAHWEVLLRSRAIEKQCFVAGANQTGIHANQRETYGHSMVISPWGDVLDCEPEQTGLVSAKIDINDRVKLKANMPVSQHNRFRSQLV
- a CDS encoding Maf family protein; this encodes MSAQLILASASPRRTALLDQMGFAHRQFPVDIDESPLDGESPETMVTRLAAEKARVASERLNADADSSYVVLASDTLIAFQGRPLGKPADRDDCFATLRALSDKEHEVLTAVSIYCGGKSKTLCVCTKVLFAPVTDDDIAAYWETGEPADKAGSYAIQGIGGQFVRSVSGSVSSVIGLPLYETRCLLKEFGISS
- a CDS encoding YhdP family protein; this encodes MSKAGKVAIWLVKKLWMLLAVFLVLFAVMLSVMRYALPHIDHKKYLLEDYVSEKYGVELKIGSVQADWEKSGPSIVLNDVVLANGDSSPVALGIKQVHMEIDFWESLRLRMLSSNAFTLDALTLEIDADRLDGAGESDFPVVDALKSLFLEQLQRFSLTDGEVAITRNNEREVLQLESLSWINKDRRHQGTGAVRVQELANNSASFILDLTGTPDSLDGVMYARAEDLDISPWVSGLLATRRPLRESRANFEVWAEVKESHFSAFYTEFHESKLAWGGDDALVFNSGIRGGSIQAQPVKDKWHFRVDQLIFDANDQSLVTDLVGTVSDNELLVNTVKPAPVNPFLVLLPLFTDDTADDNIRDINPGGQLATLQVKLQPKGFDLAAKLIDVSWDQDGYVPGLSHLDMDIFWHKKQGVVLLSADDSTLDIDNLLPESVKVSKLRGKVFVYRQSLDDGNHWVVQSHKLDVQSDKLSFQPAFRFDTTSRELSVSADIASRPVKDIQHLLPGPVIGKNTTAFLNRAFVGPGQIEGATILWQGKPAEFPFSGNEGVFQAKVQVNGSTFRFSDDWLPLEGLDLTLLFENDSLTMHSPGGTLGGVAVSDMTAVIPALRGDSKVIIDATGKATGADVTSLMLQSSLSGSLGRLLEKDVQIKGDLSAGLHLEIPFDSNQVIARGEVTLPGNDVHVSSVKMDFAGATGKVSFENEKVQFTDLEASLLGQPVRLSFDGKQEDEDYLVDLSLDGTWNINPLLAEFNPDFDTYLSGDAHWQAVVALRIPPEGFSYRANITTPLTGLSSKLPAPFAKTADSDLLFNVISEGNEQASTVKASLGDDVRFEGVLPHQEMQFSRAHLALGDSDFVGMGIGFSISAAMDVVNVTDWYKTIELLVSGMGSGGESGTQKNALFSVPERIFVNAGNLVIAGQNLHNAKITTKQQNNNWMLDINATEARATVNLYDDWLSRGVAVEADYIRFESWESEDEGVAHNWDANTLPPVYFHCKQCIFLDKDLGEVTLDVAKATSGLDIRQLSAVSKHGKFSAKGKWVFDGDDNNTLLGGSLESDDVGLMLKNWGVDSGIKDSGARMNFDLSWAKSPMDFSAESLTGDVEWSLSDGYLSEVSDKGSRIFTLFSLNSLVRKLSLDFRDVFAKGFFYDDMSGTLSIADGKAYTGDTVIDGGAGEINIKGYTDLVENQLNYNVVFSPNVTGNLPILVYFLATPPTALAALALDQVLTSAKVISNVNYHVTGSLSEPVFEEVGRDSKEVALPAKTRPATSPDDPITDQDMERIKLEVNNG
- a CDS encoding pilus assembly FimT family protein yields the protein MRKRVGHLCPATLRVQSGFTLVELVIIIVLLGVLSVVAISRFDDGKGYNEFLLQKRLLSALRHVQMQAMQDTRDGYCHRLNFNYSPSSLNFGPPVATLASASASASCQSGIDFSAASHLRTDNGEISAMEVTMSGYDGNASAPVYIGFNNVGKPLTPGALCASGSGCRISFAGKSTASVCVNSQGFIYEC
- the rng gene encoding ribonuclease G: MSAELLINVTPSESRVALIENGILQEVHVERHTKKGLVGNIYRGKVSRVLPGMQAAFVDIGLDKAAFLHASDIVVHNEIVDEVSSSQLQKRDIRELVRDGQDIIVQVVKDPIGTKGARLTTDITIPSRYLVFMPSVTHVGVSQRIEDEAERERLKNLVQEYCDDEGGFILRTAAEGVSQQELSSDAAFLRRLWNKIKQRMGRKKQHIMYEDLPLARRVLRDFVGTELDRIRIDSNLSFRELGEFTAEYVPELQSKLEYYRGDRPIFDLYDVENEIQRALDRRVDLKSGGYLIIDQTEAMTTIDINTGAFVGHRNLEETIFNTNIEATLAIARQLRLRNLGGMILIDFIDMSEPDHKRRVLNSLEAATVKDRAKINIHGFTSLGLIEMTRKRTRESLEHTLCGLCPVCKGRGSVKTIETICFEIMREVVRVNRAYDAELFVIYASPNVADALLGEESHVLAELEVFVSKQIKVQTEPLYNQDKYDVVMM
- a CDS encoding PulJ/GspJ family protein, with protein sequence MAKFSVQKGFTLIELVTVIVILGIVGLGISSFMGNTILLFAGSVEREQLMNEGRFAVTRMQREMARAVPNSFRIAGNSGVHCVEFTPVVWPASYATAPFGSTSNRTINMFWPHDPDGNYHIVANDQHIVIYPLQPADVYDQSRNRKARVTGCSDDGDGHCLTRDDSDDVIQVQVDRAFQQASPHHYAYFVNRTISYCVANGNVYRKEENMNTSQSLSLSGAVIVAEHVTNQLSGNPASSYAANDPLMVFAGPAGKSNFVRINLQFNDNGEQVNHFQEVHVAFKP
- the mreD gene encoding rod shape-determining protein MreD, with translation MIKTRHSAIIATLLIALVLQIVPLPIQVDIYRPDWVLIVLAYWTMALPHRVNVGVAFMAGIAMDILLGTSLGIHSFSLSLSVFTLAANYQRLRNYSVWQQAIIIGLISALYHTVLFWLQHLLTGIPFQLSYLWPVLSTMILWPWIFWLLRKARRQLNIN